In Lineus longissimus chromosome 9, tnLinLong1.2, whole genome shotgun sequence, one genomic interval encodes:
- the LOC135493772 gene encoding histone H1-delta-like — protein MSAAPAKKPATTKKPVEHPKYSEMIAAAVDALKERNGSSRQAIIKYIKGNYKVGENADVHVKLALKKGVFAGELVQVKGTGASGSFKLAAKKPAAKKVVVKKPIVKKAAVKKPAAKKPAAKKPAAKKPAAKSPAAKKPSAAKKPAAKKPAAAKKPAAKKPAAKKPAAKKPAAKKATKKPAAKKIAKK, from the coding sequence ATGTCTGCCGCACCAGCCAAGAAGCCCGCCACCACCAAGAAGCCAGTGGAGCATCCGAAGTACAGTGAGATGATCGCAGCCGCCGTCGACGCGCTGAAAGAACGCAATGGATCTTCGAGACAAGCCATCATCAAGTACATCAAAGGGAACTACAAAGTCGGGGAAAATGCTGATGTTCACGTTAAGCTCGCTCTGAAAAAGGGCGTCTTTGCCGGCGAACTCGTTCAAGTCAAGGGAACTGGTGCCAGCGGAAGCTTCAAGTTGGCCGCTAAGAAACCCGCTGCCAAGAAAGTTGTCGTAAAGAAACCCATCGTCAAGAAAGCCGCTGTGAAGAAGCCTGCTGCAAAGAAACCAGCTGCGAAGAAGCCTGCTGCAAAGAAACCAGCTGCGAAGAGCCCTGCTGCGAAGAAACCATCAGCTGCTAAGAAGCCAGCTGCGAAGAAACCAGCAGCTGCCAAGAAGCCAGCTGCGAAGAAGCCAGCTGCGAAGAAACCAGCTGCGAAGAAGCCAGCCGCCAAGAAAGCTACGAAGAAGCCGGCTGCCAAGAAAATAGCGAAGAAGTAA